The Lycium barbarum isolate Lr01 chromosome 12, ASM1917538v2, whole genome shotgun sequence genome includes a region encoding these proteins:
- the LOC132622374 gene encoding stem-specific protein TSJT1 produces the protein MLAVFEQSIGKPPPELSIPQAGKQKKEAKTREDIAESFKSWKQDSTFYHLSNGNFMAFSHDNENPTQPRSIVVMDDIFCIFSGRLDNTFDLRKHYGLSRQATEAMIMVEAYKVLRDRAPYPPDQVIKELEGKFAFILFDSKASTLFIARDRDGSVPLHWGTATDGSLVCSDDSEFIQTSCGKFYTPFPPGCIFISDTGLISFDHPMHKVKAIAREDDDGNVNGVIFQVDLYTKLHSIPRRGSASNWAGATTVE, from the exons ATGTTGGCTGTATTTGAGCAATCTATTGGGAAACCACCTCCTGAATTGAGCATTCCTCAGGCAGGTAAACAGAAAAAGGAGGCTAAAACAAGGGAAGATATTGCAGAAAGTTTCAAATCATGGAAGCAAGACTCAACTTTTTACCACCTTTCCAATGGGAATTTCATGGCTTTTTCTCATGACAATGAAAACCCTACACAACCAAG GTCTATTGTGGTGATGGATGATATCTTCTGTATCTTTTCTGGTCGTTTAGACAACACCTTTGATTTGAGGAAACATTATGGTCTTTCAAGACAAGCTACAGAGGCTATGATAATGGTTGAGGCTTACAAAGTTCTAAGGGATCGGGCGCCATACCCTCCTGATCAAGTCATCAAagaacttgaaggcaaatttgcttTCATTCTGTTTGACTCTAAAGCTTCTACTCTTTTTATTGCCAGG GATCGCGATGGAAGTGTGCCATTACATTGGGGAACTGCTACAGATGGGTCATTAGTATGTTCCGATGATTCAGAATTCATTCAAACTTCTTGTGGGAAATTCTATACCCCATTTCCTCCAG GGTGTATCTTCATAAGTGACACTGGGCTGATAAGTTTTGATCATCCAATGCACAAAGTGAAAGCAATTGCACGCGAAGATGATGATGGAAATGTCAATGGTGTAATTTTCCAAGTGGACTTGTATACCAAACTCCACAGCATTCCACGCCGGGGAAGTGCTTCTAATTGGGCAGGTGCCACTACGGTTGAATGA
- the LOC132624574 gene encoding anther-specific protein TA-29-like: MVAPKCVFISFMLLLSLAICSAQPVGVHTIKAKEAHHHNHKDHTLNNIEVEGFGGGAGGGFGIGGGGGGGGGGGGGGGGGFGIGIGGGGAGHGSTAPSSGCNQPGCGVPGYGSPIYIPGFGVPVYSPGCGYVCPANNPSGEITEFKISGLSRFTGPYRCTPGPNMYVYNDFNHELLLHFVSTIRGKHENKHKHLNYGGVRRFGMGRGSGSSGAGGSDASEYDIEDPGCNIDGCDDPGYGSNPDFGCPPGCGYVCPGNNPSGRITEFHISGLSSQKITGPYRCRPDMCDSEDCSELLLHFVSPMHDNHENQHDHPVERSEEEEDGHRSKKHKEEEDIIN, encoded by the coding sequence atggtagctccAAAATGTGTTTTCATTTCTTTTATGCTTTTGCTAAGCTTAGCAATATGTTCTGCTCAGCCTGTTGGCGTTCATACAATTAAGGCTAAGGAAGCTCATCATCACAACCACAAAGATCACACTTTGAATAATATCGAAGTCGAAGGCTTTGGAGGAGGTGCTGGTGGCGGTTTTGGCattggtggtggtggaggaggtggTGGGGGTGGAGGGGGCGGTGGTGGTGGCGGatttggcattggcattggtggTGGCGGAGCTGGTCATGGTTCTACTGCCCCTAGCTCCGGTTGCAACCAACCTGGTTGTGGTGTCCCTGGCTATGGTTCCCCTATCTATATACCTGGTTTTGGTGTCCCAGTCTATTCCCCTGGTTGTGGTTATGTGTGTCCTGCCAACAATCCTAGTGGAGAAATCACTGAATTCAAAATCTCAGGATTATCACGTTTCACCGGACCATATCGATGCACCCCAGGGCCAAATATGTATGTCTATAACGACTTTAATCATGAACTTCTTCTACACTTTGTTTCCACAATCCGAGGAAAACATGAGAACAAACACAAACATCTAAACTATGGAGGAGTTAGACGTTTTGGAATGGGTCGCGGTAGTGGCAGCAGCGGAGCGGGTGGTTCTGATGCCTCGGAATATGATATCGAGGACCCTGGTTGCAATATTGATGGCTGTGATGACCCTGGATATGGATCTAACCCTGATTTTGGCTGTCCCCCTGGATGTGGTTATGTGTGTCCTGGCAACAATCCTAGTGGAAGAATCACTGAATTCCATATCTCAGGATTATCATCACAAAAAATTACTGGACCTTACAGATGTAGGCCAGATATGTGTGACAGTGAAGATTGTAGTGAACTACTTCTACACTTTGTTTCTCCAATGCATGATAACCATGAGAACCAACATGATCATCCAGTAGAGAGGAGTGAAGAGGAGGAAGATGGTCATCGATCAAAGAAgcataaagaagaagaagacatcATAAACTAG